In Odocoileus virginianus isolate 20LAN1187 ecotype Illinois chromosome 5, Ovbor_1.2, whole genome shotgun sequence, a single window of DNA contains:
- the FCRLA gene encoding Fc receptor-like A isoform X1: MAGIFYFSPALLWAAQMLLAGCHAAARFETLQCEGPASTQEGMCRPEDDFMDPKEVNFQVKGFTFSEPFHLIVSYDWLILQSPAKPIFEGDPLVLRCQAWQNWPLTQVTFYRDGSALGPPGPNKEVSITMAQKADSGHYHCSAVFRSPGPGGPETASPVALTVQELFRAPVLRVTPSAEPQEGKPVTLSCQTKLPLQRSAARLLFSFYKDGRTVRSRGPSSEFQIPAASEAHSGSYWCEAATEDNQVWKQSPKLEIRVQGPSSSAAPTILTPAPQKPDAPETTSTKPPGPLPPLPTPSSKDADSFSPPQGPDPHLYHQMGVLLKQIQDMRVLLGHLVMELRGLSSHLKLETAKGPAKHE, from the exons ATGGCTGGGATCTTCTACTTTTCTCCTGCTTTGCTCTGGGCAGCTCAGATGCTACTGG CTGGATGTCATGCTG CCGCCCGTTTTGAGACTCTCCAGTGTGAAGGACCAGCCAGCACCCAGGAGGGCATGTGCCGCCCCGAGGATGACTTCATGGACCCAAAGGAAGTCAACTTCCAGGTCAAGGGCTTCACGTTCAGTGAACCCTTCCACCTGATCGTGTCCTACG ACTGGCTGATCCTCCAAAGTCCAGCCAAGCCTATATTCGAAGGAGACCCTCTGGTTCTGCGCTGCCAGGCCTGGCAAAACTGGCCACTGACCCAGGTCACCTTCTACCGAGACGGCTCAGCCCTTGGCCCCCCTGGACCTAACAAGGAGGTCTCCATCACTATGGCGCAAAAGGCCGACAGCGGACACTATCACTGCAGCGCTGTGTTCAGGAGCCCTGGTCCTGGGGGCCCAGAGACggcatctcctgtggctctcACAGTTCAAG AACTGTTTCGAGCCCCAGTTCTCAGAGTCACACCCTCAGCTGAGCCCCAAGAGGGGAAGCCAGTGACCCTGAGCTGCCAGACAAAGCTGCCCCTGCAGAGGTCAGCTGCCcgcctcctcttctccttctacaaGGACGGCAGGACAGTGCGAAGCAGGGGCCCCTCTTCCGAATTCCAGATCCCCGCCGCGTCAGAGGCACACTCTGGGTCCTACTGGTGTGAAGCAGCCACTGAGGACAATCAAGTTTGGAAACAGAGCCCCAAGCTGGAGATCAGGGTGcagg GTCCCTCCAGTTCCGCTGCACCCACTATCTTGACTCCAGCTCCTCAGAAACCAGATGCTCCAGAAACTACTTCTACAAAGCCCCCTGGGCCACTGCCTCCACTTCCCACCCCTTCTTCTAAGGATGCAGACTCCTTTTCCCCTCCGCAAGGCCCAGACCCTCATCTGTATCACCAGATGGGTGTTCTCCTCAAGCAGATACAGGATATGAGAGTTCTCCTTGGTCACCTGGTCATGGAGCTGAGGGGCTTGTCTAGCCATCTGAAGCTTGAGACCGCAAAGGGTCCTGCCAAGCATGAATAA
- the FCRLA gene encoding Fc receptor-like A isoform X2 yields the protein MAGIFYFSPALLWAAQMLLAARFETLQCEGPASTQEGMCRPEDDFMDPKEVNFQVKGFTFSEPFHLIVSYDWLILQSPAKPIFEGDPLVLRCQAWQNWPLTQVTFYRDGSALGPPGPNKEVSITMAQKADSGHYHCSAVFRSPGPGGPETASPVALTVQELFRAPVLRVTPSAEPQEGKPVTLSCQTKLPLQRSAARLLFSFYKDGRTVRSRGPSSEFQIPAASEAHSGSYWCEAATEDNQVWKQSPKLEIRVQGPSSSAAPTILTPAPQKPDAPETTSTKPPGPLPPLPTPSSKDADSFSPPQGPDPHLYHQMGVLLKQIQDMRVLLGHLVMELRGLSSHLKLETAKGPAKHE from the exons ATGGCTGGGATCTTCTACTTTTCTCCTGCTTTGCTCTGGGCAGCTCAGATGCTACTGG CCGCCCGTTTTGAGACTCTCCAGTGTGAAGGACCAGCCAGCACCCAGGAGGGCATGTGCCGCCCCGAGGATGACTTCATGGACCCAAAGGAAGTCAACTTCCAGGTCAAGGGCTTCACGTTCAGTGAACCCTTCCACCTGATCGTGTCCTACG ACTGGCTGATCCTCCAAAGTCCAGCCAAGCCTATATTCGAAGGAGACCCTCTGGTTCTGCGCTGCCAGGCCTGGCAAAACTGGCCACTGACCCAGGTCACCTTCTACCGAGACGGCTCAGCCCTTGGCCCCCCTGGACCTAACAAGGAGGTCTCCATCACTATGGCGCAAAAGGCCGACAGCGGACACTATCACTGCAGCGCTGTGTTCAGGAGCCCTGGTCCTGGGGGCCCAGAGACggcatctcctgtggctctcACAGTTCAAG AACTGTTTCGAGCCCCAGTTCTCAGAGTCACACCCTCAGCTGAGCCCCAAGAGGGGAAGCCAGTGACCCTGAGCTGCCAGACAAAGCTGCCCCTGCAGAGGTCAGCTGCCcgcctcctcttctccttctacaaGGACGGCAGGACAGTGCGAAGCAGGGGCCCCTCTTCCGAATTCCAGATCCCCGCCGCGTCAGAGGCACACTCTGGGTCCTACTGGTGTGAAGCAGCCACTGAGGACAATCAAGTTTGGAAACAGAGCCCCAAGCTGGAGATCAGGGTGcagg GTCCCTCCAGTTCCGCTGCACCCACTATCTTGACTCCAGCTCCTCAGAAACCAGATGCTCCAGAAACTACTTCTACAAAGCCCCCTGGGCCACTGCCTCCACTTCCCACCCCTTCTTCTAAGGATGCAGACTCCTTTTCCCCTCCGCAAGGCCCAGACCCTCATCTGTATCACCAGATGGGTGTTCTCCTCAAGCAGATACAGGATATGAGAGTTCTCCTTGGTCACCTGGTCATGGAGCTGAGGGGCTTGTCTAGCCATCTGAAGCTTGAGACCGCAAAGGGTCCTGCCAAGCATGAATAA